The DNA sequence ACGAACCCCCAGAGGCAGGGAGCAAGGGGTTCGACGAGTGGGAGGAGAACGACCTTGTTGTGTTCTCGTGGATCGTCGACAACATTGAAAACGAAATCGTCGCCGATTTCGCGCATCATCTGACATCCAAGGCTTTATGGGACAACCTTGCAGTCACGTTCGAGAACAAGGCAGATCGTTACCTCATCTACGACCTGGAAGAAAAAGCAATCAACATCAAACAGGGCAGTCTCGATCTAGAGACATATTACCGGAGGATCCACGGATTGTGGATTAACATAGATCGTTGTCAGAAACAACCTATAAACTGTTGTGACAAGGGCATCGATCAATTTCGAACCCATTCGAACGATAAGCGTCTGATTAAGTTCCTAACCGGATTGAATCAGGAGTATGACTCGATTCGGCGGGACATCTTGAAGGAGGacctgttagagtttgtatactagaaatcacgtttcgagtgattgaatattgtaaaactcttattttattttccaatgaataaaacagattatttttgtcataatgttgttatgttttacatttaatggatgtNNNNNNNNNNNNNNNNNNNNNNNNNNNNNNNNNNNNNNNNNNNNNNNNNNNNNNNNNNNNNNNNNNNNNNNNNNNNNNNNNNNNNNNNNNNNNNNNNNNNAAAagtttatttccttttaaagGCCCATATAGTAAAAACACACTACTTCATTCAAATCCATTTAAAGAGTACGAGTTACTTCATTCATCTATCATgattaaaaagaagaaatctCTATTGCCACGTGTTTAAATCATCAACTTTACCTGGGGAGGAAATTACTTCTTTGGTGAATGGGAGGCCAAACCTTATTAGGCCCCGGGTTAGTTAGCAAAACGAGTCTGACAATCCGAAAGAAGACTCTGTTCAGCCGGAATCCTGCCACACCCCAACTTTGCTTACATACAAGGTTCGATAAAAGGACGGGGGAAAAAGAACTTTGGGTGTAGGGGGGAAAACCCATCTCAGCAAAATGtacagaaaataaagaaaaaaaattttaaccccaaaaaatggaaaatttagTAAACTCGTTTTTTAATAAAACCCCGAGGTTTTAGGATAACctacaatattttcaaatgtattATTGTAGTTTTCAAAATGGTTCACCGAGTACTTTTTTTACCCATGTACTTCTAAATGGGGTTGTGAGGGAAAAGGGGGTGCAAATTTAAAACCCAATATTTAAGTTCCATCCCCTTTAGGTTCGTTTTTCATACAGAACCGTTTTGGCCTTCCGGCTTTAAAGCAAGgaaattctttattttctaaagACTCGAAATTAACCATTATATTTATTGTCCCCCTAGCTTTTGGGATCAgccattctattcatttttcaatgttTATACTCCCCAAAAACAACAGaagtccttttttttttcccccccGATTCTTTTATCCACCAAAAATACGGATATCAATTTCCTATAAGAAATTTGGGTCGAcaacctcatattccactaactcattcattctcacatttttattataaacaaaatatggaGGACCCCCTTTACTAaatttttcaacccacttttcattacaattcttaaaaccggGTAGGCAAAGTGATCCAATTATCCgctaataattattaaatgttttaaatgttacgaaaaatttttcaattttatctatGGAAAAGAAGCTCAAACAAGGACACATTGGTTAAACTTAAAACTcattaatttggaaaaatcGAAATTGGGTGAAActagttaattttaataaaaaggcCAAACTAGTATTGTATTGCTGCATAACTAACCGATCGATAAAGATCAtagatattataaaaaaaagccATTTGCTACCACTTTTTGAGAAACGTTTTTCGAAATTGGGGGATAAGGAAACTAAAAACAATCATTTTTGTCGACCAATAAAAAAGATTTTCAAAACTAAGCTTA is a window from the Salvia hispanica cultivar TCC Black 2014 chromosome 1, UniMelb_Shisp_WGS_1.0, whole genome shotgun sequence genome containing:
- the LOC125193856 gene encoding uncharacterized protein LOC125193856; translated protein: MVSADEGQDRGQGSIPYIRNEPPEAGSKGFDEWEENDLVVFSWIVDNIENEIVADFAHHLTSKALWDNLAVTFENKADRYLIYDLEEKAINIKQGSLDLETYYRRIHGLWINIDRCQKQPINCCDKGIDQFRTHSNDKRLIKFLTGLNQEYDSIRRDILKEDLLEFVY